From a region of the Dethiosulfovibrio salsuginis genome:
- a CDS encoding DegT/DnrJ/EryC1/StrS family aminotransferase — MTKRTLPTLDLKRGYARIKDEIDVAVKEVFESQYFIMGPTLSAFESDVERYLEVPRAIGCASGSDALLLALMALDLKPGDEVITTPYSFFATVSCITRLGATPVFADIDGDSYNVTAESVLSKVTERTKAFIPVHLFGQMVHLEKMRSELEGKGIAIIEDCAQSFGSWREIDGAPVRSGSYGVMGCFSFFPTKNLGCCGDGGMVVSRDQALADRLAKLRVHGAGTTYYHDEVGLNSRLDAIQAAILRVKLRHLDRWNEERRAAADRYKLLFAENDLLDLVTPPSEDEGNYHIYHQYVPRVQGDRDGLVDFLGKEGITSRVYYPVPLHLQRCFSFLGYGEGDCPVSEKLSRQSIALPIFPELEADEQEWVVSTIARFYGKN, encoded by the coding sequence ATGACCAAGAGAACCCTTCCCACATTGGACCTTAAAAGAGGTTACGCCAGAATAAAGGACGAAATCGACGTAGCTGTAAAAGAGGTCTTTGAGAGCCAGTATTTCATAATGGGACCTACTCTGTCCGCTTTTGAGTCGGACGTAGAGCGCTATCTGGAGGTCCCGAGGGCTATAGGATGTGCCTCCGGCAGCGATGCCCTTCTCCTGGCCCTGATGGCCCTCGACCTCAAGCCTGGAGATGAGGTTATAACCACCCCTTACTCCTTTTTCGCCACCGTCAGCTGCATAACAAGGCTTGGAGCGACCCCTGTTTTTGCCGATATAGACGGGGATAGCTATAACGTAACCGCCGAGTCGGTACTTTCGAAGGTGACCGAGAGGACGAAGGCCTTTATTCCCGTACACCTTTTCGGACAGATGGTCCATCTTGAGAAAATGAGATCCGAGCTGGAGGGCAAAGGTATCGCCATAATAGAGGATTGCGCTCAGTCCTTCGGCTCCTGGAGGGAGATCGACGGTGCTCCCGTCCGCTCCGGTTCCTACGGTGTCATGGGCTGTTTCTCCTTCTTCCCGACGAAAAACCTGGGATGCTGTGGAGACGGTGGAATGGTGGTATCCAGAGATCAGGCCCTGGCCGACAGGCTGGCCAAGCTCAGGGTCCACGGTGCAGGGACGACCTACTATCACGATGAGGTCGGTCTCAATAGCCGTCTTGACGCTATTCAGGCCGCTATCCTCAGGGTTAAGCTTCGCCACCTGGATCGCTGGAATGAGGAGCGCAGGGCCGCGGCGGACAGATATAAGCTCCTGTTCGCGGAGAACGATCTTCTGGACTTGGTCACCCCTCCTTCGGAGGATGAGGGTAACTACCACATCTATCACCAGTACGTCCCCAGGGTTCAGGGCGACAGAGATGGTCTGGTGGATTTTTTAGGAAAAGAGGGTATCACCTCTCGGGTCTACTACCCTGTGCCTCTTCACCTTCAGAGATGTTTCTCCTTCCTCGGTTACGGAGAGGGCGATTGTCCTGTCTCGGAGAAGCTCAGTAGGCAGTCCATAGCTCTTCCTATATTCCCTGAGCTCGAGGCGGACGAACAGGAATGGGTGGTTTCCACGATAGCCAGGTTCTACGGCAAAAATTAG
- a CDS encoding GntR family transcriptional regulator, translating to MRDSRIYTTSADYAYQELRHKIITKQLKPGQRLPEVNVAVQMGVSRTPVREALRRLSSEGLVIIIPNSGARLASPSAKEMEDTFIVREMLECLSVSAAAEKVQDKHLRRMEEYILDEVRAVEDKNLEFYLEAYEGFHRTVAEASSNRILSDYIENILARTNAYVVFFDPFYEQDENPTIGEHKAIIGALEKRDSSLAVDLMRSHLRRSVSCLKLSDEA from the coding sequence ATGAGAGATTCGAGGATATACACTACTTCGGCAGATTACGCCTATCAGGAACTCAGGCACAAGATCATAACGAAACAGCTCAAACCCGGTCAGAGGTTGCCGGAGGTAAACGTGGCGGTCCAGATGGGGGTGAGCAGAACCCCGGTCAGAGAGGCCCTCAGAAGGCTGTCCAGCGAGGGTCTGGTGATAATAATACCTAACAGCGGGGCCCGCTTGGCGTCCCCTAGCGCCAAGGAGATGGAGGATACGTTTATAGTCAGGGAGATGCTTGAATGCCTCTCGGTGTCCGCTGCGGCGGAAAAGGTGCAGGATAAACATCTTCGCCGGATGGAGGAATACATTCTCGACGAGGTCAGGGCGGTGGAGGATAAGAACCTGGAGTTCTATCTGGAGGCTTACGAGGGGTTTCATCGGACCGTCGCTGAGGCCAGCAGCAACCGCATTCTGAGCGACTACATAGAGAATATCCTGGCCAGAACCAACGCCTATGTGGTTTTCTTCGATCCCTTTTACGAGCAGGACGAAAACCCCACCATAGGCGAGCATAAGGCCATAATCGGAGCCCTGGAGAAGAGGGACTCCTCTCTGGCTGTGGACCTTATGAGGTCTCATCTTCGGCGATCGGTTTCCTGCCTAAAGCTTTCCGACGAAGCCTAA
- the bioB gene encoding biotin synthase BioB — protein sequence MKSEDLLELLNLDLDDLLARAYEVRCQRGAVVELCSIVNAKSGCCSEDCVFCAQSGRWGYSGPKAMITKDQALSVGYRCLESGISRLSLVTSGRSLSDREVDFFCSIYESLSEIGIGLCGSHGLLSEPQMRRLATSGLSRYHCNLETGPRFFPQICATHGFMDKIETLKVARGCGLELCSGGLWGLGEGDLDRAEMVLALRELKVESVPINCLIPVGGTPMEGASPPRVDTVLRWGAVAQIALPWATIRYAGGRSCLGEQVSRGLKGGIGGLLTGDYLTTSGSDVSKDVGLIRSLGLKLSNF from the coding sequence ATGAAGTCCGAGGATTTGCTTGAGCTTCTTAACCTGGATCTTGACGATCTGTTGGCTAGGGCCTATGAAGTGAGGTGCCAAAGAGGGGCGGTAGTTGAGCTGTGTTCCATCGTCAACGCCAAGTCAGGCTGTTGTAGCGAGGATTGCGTCTTCTGTGCCCAATCAGGTCGATGGGGATATTCGGGGCCTAAGGCGATGATAACTAAAGACCAGGCGTTGAGTGTCGGTTACCGCTGTCTGGAGTCGGGGATTTCCAGGTTATCGCTGGTGACCAGCGGAAGGTCCCTCTCCGATAGGGAAGTCGATTTTTTTTGCTCCATCTACGAGTCTCTATCCGAAATAGGGATAGGGCTCTGCGGGTCCCATGGCTTACTCTCCGAACCTCAGATGAGACGGCTCGCCACCTCTGGGTTATCCCGATATCACTGCAATCTGGAGACCGGTCCGAGGTTTTTCCCTCAAATATGCGCTACTCACGGCTTTATGGACAAGATCGAGACCTTGAAGGTCGCCAGAGGCTGCGGTTTAGAGCTATGCTCTGGAGGGCTTTGGGGGTTAGGTGAGGGTGACCTGGACAGGGCGGAGATGGTTCTGGCGTTAAGGGAGCTCAAGGTCGAATCGGTCCCTATAAACTGCCTTATCCCTGTCGGAGGAACCCCTATGGAAGGAGCTTCTCCTCCTAGGGTCGATACCGTTCTTCGGTGGGGTGCTGTCGCCCAGATAGCCCTGCCCTGGGCCACGATCCGTTACGCAGGAGGAAGATCGTGTCTGGGAGAGCAGGTTAGCAGAGGCCTTAAAGGAGGGATAGGGGGCCTCCTTACTGGGGACTATTTGACGACGTCTGGTAGCGATGTGAGCAAGGATGTGGGACTCATAAGGTCCCTAGGCCTTAAATTGTCCAATTTTTAA